GCTGTCATTCTATTTTTTGCCTAAGTTTTGTTTGATTAAGCCGCCTTTAGCTGCTCTTCTTTTGCCATCTTTACATGACCTATTTCAAGTCTATCTGGATTCAGACAGCCTGCTCTGCCTGCGACAGCGTCGGCTTCAAGGCAGGCGCAAGTAAAAGGCAGAACAGAATATTCTTTGAGTCACTCATTACCGGTAAATTTCCGGCATAAAAAAACCACAGAGCGCTGGCTGTATGGGGCTTCTCGTATTTAAAGCTTGAGATGATCTGCCTATAAGGCGTCAACTACCTTGTCCGGTTCCCGTCAATTAACTTGGCCGATTCTGAGCGTTAGATTTTAGAGCGTGTTTCTTTCGGTAACTTTCCCCTTCTATTTGATAAATATCGGCATGGTGGACTAATCTATCAATTGCTGCGACCGTCATCATGTTATCCCCGAAGATGCTGTCCTACTCATTAAACGCCTGATTTGTCGTAATCAATAAGCTTCCTCTTTCATATCGATGCGCAATTAACTCGAACAAGACTTGGCTTCCGAGCATCTTGCAAAACTAATAGCCAACCCATTTGTGGATAACTTATCGCCCTTTTAGAGGCTGTTTTTTTACTCAGTTAAGCATGTGTTTCTATGCATTTTCTATTTTGACTAGGTCGTCATCGCTTTTCTCTCTTTTTTGATCGTAGCGGCTCGTTCTGTGACCACCCCAGAAGCACAATATCCTCGATACATGACTTATCTTTCTGCGATTTATTGCCGCAGTCGAAGCAGTTGATCGACACCCAGTACTAAAATGCCAAACATCAGGTGACTCATGACTTTTACCTCACCACGTACCCAGATGTGTCGACCTCCGAACTCGTCCTTGAGTCGGCCATTGGCTCGTTCTGCGCCCGAACGTTCCCGATAACGCACCGTATCGGCGGGTTCAAATTCTTCTTTCTCGCCCCCTCTTGATGTAAATCGCTATTAACACTTGCATTCGAGTTTTTTTTGGCCTAAATTAAACGCAGACAGAGAGCAAATGGATTTGCTTTAGCCTTCAGGACGGAGGCTCTGTCGCTTCTCAGGATGACCCCGTTGCTGCATGGACGCAGCGGAAAAAATTTTATTTAGCCTTCCCAACTCGCTCACCAGACGTCATAATGCTTTATTCTTACCATAATTGGCTGTCATTCTATTTTTCGCCTTAGTTTTGTTTGATTAAGCCGCCTTTAGTTGCTCTTCTTTTGCCATCTTTACATGACCTATTTCAAGTCTATTTGGATTCAGACAGACTGCTCTGCCTGCGACAGCGTCGGCTTCAAGGCATGAGACAGGCGCAGAGCAAGACGCTGTGCACATGCATTACCCTTTGTATTCTGAGTTTTGAGTTTTGAGTTTTGAGTTTTGAGTTTTGAGTTTTGAGTTTTGAGTTTTGAGTTTTGAGTTTTGAGTTTTGAGTGGTCAGTATCAAGCCGTCATGACTAAATCGCAGGCATAAAAAAACCCCACACAGCATTGGCTGTATGGTAAGCGTCACTGTATCAGCCTCTAGTTTTCACATTTAACTCCAACCACACTGTGTTTCGTCCCAATCAACGACGGAGCAAATAACATGAATACAAACACAACATTAAACCAAGCTTGGGCCGCGCGTATCGAAAAATGGCGGTTGTCAGGTCTTCCCGCTAAAGTCTTCTGTGAACAAGAAGGGCTGGTGTATCACCAGTTTGGCTATTGGCGGCAGAAATTTGCTTCTGCAAATGATGCACCACACGAATCAAAATTGGTGTCGGTAGCCCTGGTGACGCCTTCTCACCAGACTAATGAGCTGGAAATTCTACTCCCCAATGGGGTGGTGATCCGTGGTATTGATGGGAGTAATCTCGCCTTGGTGACCAGCCTAGTGGCCGCTTTATGAAGCCGCGTTATTTACGTCCCGCTTTAAATTTGCCACAGATCTTTTTGTATCGAGACCCCGTGGATTTTCGAAAACAGGCCCATGGGTTGGCGGTGATCATTGAACAAGAGCTGGGGCACAACCCATTTTCGGGCGCGTTGTATGCTTTTACCAATCGGCATCGTAATAAAATCAAGTGCGTGATGTGGGAAGACAATGGCTTCGTGCTCTACTACAAAGGCCTTGCTGAGGAAAAGTTTAAATGGCCCAAAGCCTCAGACGAGTTGGTGTCACTCACCGGCGAACAGATTAATTGGCTGTTGGATGGCTACGATCTTGGCGTAATGAAAGGTCATAAAACCTTGCATTATGAGGCACTTAGCTGAGGATTTTCGTGGTGATTTTTGCTATGATAGCGACATGAAAATCGCCCCTAAATCTCATACCAAAAAGCCGGATTACAGTCAGCTATCGCACGCTGAACTGATGTCTTTGCTGTTGCAAAAAGACTCGGTCTTGGCGAAGAAGGATACTGACATCAAACAGCGCGATGCCTATATCGAGCGTCTTGAAGAGATCATTCGTCTGCAAAAAGTACAACGCTTCGCGGCGAAGAGTGAGAAGCAGCCGTTTCAGATCTCACTGTTTGATGAAGCCGAGTTGGAAGGTGCGATTGACGACCTGATTGATGACATCCCAGAAGACGCATTAACCCCAGAGTGGGCGCAGACTAAGAAAACCCGTCAGCGTCAACGGGGCTTCTCTGCTTCATTAAACCGAATCCGCCGAGAAATCTGCCTGAGCGACGACGAGAAAGCCGGCGCAGCAAAAACCTTTTTTACTAAGGTGAAAGAAGAGTTAGAGTTTATCCCGGCTCAGCTCAACGTGATTGAAATCTGGCAAGAAAAGGCGGTGTTTGAATTACCTTATGGTGATCAAGTGCTCGCCGCAAATCGGCCAACGCACCCGTTGGGTAAATGTGTTGCCACCACGTCATTGTTGGCGTACATCATCACCTCAAAATACGCCGACGGGTTACCTCTCTATCGTTTAGACGGCATGTTAGCGCGTCTTGGTCATGAGGTTGGCCGTAATAATATGGCCAACTGGATCATCCGACTGGATGAGGTCTTTAAACCGCTGATAAACTTGATGCGGGAGCAGCAAAACCAAAGCCATTACATCCAAGCGGATGAAACTCGTATCCAGGTGCTAAAAGAAATGGGCAAAACCGCCCAAAGTGATAAATGGATGTGGGTGACACGGGGCGGCCCTCCGGACAAACCTTCCGTGCTGTTTGAGTATGATCCGACCCGAGCGGGTCACGTACCCACACGTCTATTGAAAGGGTTTAGGGGGGTATTACAAGTGGACGGCTACAGCGGCTATGGCCAAGTTTGCCGTGATCTTGGTATCGCCCGAATCGGGTGCTGGGATCATGCGCGTCGCAAGTTTGTTGACGCCGCACGCGGTGCCGCGCCTCAAAAAGGGAAAAGC
The sequence above is a segment of the Marinomonas sp. IMCC 4694 genome. Coding sequences within it:
- the tnpA gene encoding IS66 family insertion sequence element accessory protein TnpA, with translation MNTNTTLNQAWAARIEKWRLSGLPAKVFCEQEGLVYHQFGYWRQKFASANDAPHESKLVSVALVTPSHQTNELEILLPNGVVIRGIDGSNLALVTSLVAAL
- the tnpB gene encoding IS66 family insertion sequence element accessory protein TnpB (TnpB, as the term is used for proteins encoded by IS66 family insertion elements, is considered an accessory protein, since TnpC, encoded by a neighboring gene, is a DDE family transposase.) codes for the protein MKPRYLRPALNLPQIFLYRDPVDFRKQAHGLAVIIEQELGHNPFSGALYAFTNRHRNKIKCVMWEDNGFVLYYKGLAEEKFKWPKASDELVSLTGEQINWLLDGYDLGVMKGHKTLHYEALS
- the tnpC gene encoding IS66 family transposase, whose product is MKIAPKSHTKKPDYSQLSHAELMSLLLQKDSVLAKKDTDIKQRDAYIERLEEIIRLQKVQRFAAKSEKQPFQISLFDEAELEGAIDDLIDDIPEDALTPEWAQTKKTRQRQRGFSASLNRIRREICLSDDEKAGAAKTFFTKVKEELEFIPAQLNVIEIWQEKAVFELPYGDQVLAANRPTHPLGKCVATTSLLAYIITSKYADGLPLYRLDGMLARLGHEVGRNNMANWIIRLDEVFKPLINLMREQQNQSHYIQADETRIQVLKEMGKTAQSDKWMWVTRGGPPDKPSVLFEYDPTRAGHVPTRLLKGFRGVLQVDGYSGYGQVCRDLGIARIGCWDHARRKFVDAARGAAPQKGKSHKAKPSKADVAISKIRALYAIESKIGKLSEKEKYTVRQELALPVLQDLKTWLETNHPKVPKDSLTFKAIQYTLNQWESLTGYCDHGFIHISNALAENAIRPFAVGRRNGLFADSTRGANASATCYSLIETAKANGLEPSSYLQYLLDHIADANTLDKLEALLPWNRPTERIVLF